ACTGAGCATTGTCTACTCTAAAGCCTCTGCGATCGCTTCTTCCAATTGCTCTTTGCTCAACGTTGTTAGTAAAAAAACCTCCTGAAACGTCTTGCCTTTCCGTGCAATCAGCTTAAAGCCGCCCCGAATCGGCACCGACACCTTAATGTTGAGGCTGTGCATATTAGATTTAGTAGAACCCAATACTGCCGGAGTAATGGTTTGAATCCCTTCGCACTCGCTCAATTCGGTCAGGATGGCAATCAATCCTGGAATATGGGTGGAATGATTCCAGACCACTCTGCCCTTTTGCGGTTTGTCTGGTTTGCCCATAATTCTGTGAAAAGATTCGTAAACGAGAGAAAGAATGCTTGTGGCGATCGGAATGCCATCATATTGTAGATGAAAGCAAAGAAAACATTCTGTCTAATATTTTGCAGAGTAGAAAGCTTGTGTCAAAGCCACCGACCTAATGCATAATGGCTATGCCCATCCAATACTCTGGCAGAAACCGCCACTATTCCCGGAGGAAGAATGCATCTAGAGGAACCCCAGGCAAAACCCAAAGCGCCGACCCTGCGCCCCTATCAGAGTCAACTCATTAAAGACCTCTACGTTGAGTTGGGCAAAGGGCACCGACGCATTGCCATTATTGCGGGAACTGGGGCAGGTAAGACCGTCATTGGCGGCAAAATTTGCGCAGATACAGCAGCGCGCGGCTGTCGGCTACTATTTATTGTGCATTTAGATGTTTTAGTGGGGCAGACCTACGAAAAGATGCAGGCGTTTGGGCTGCACTGTGGCTTCATTAAAGCTGGGTGGAAGGAAGACCCAGAAGCGCCGATTCAAATTGCCAGTATTCAAACGATGGCGCAGCGAACTTGGTGGAGAACTTGGAAGGCGCACGTCGTGTTTTTTGACGAAGGACATACCACAGTTTTTAGCCAAGTCGGACAAGACATCATTTACGACACCCATCCCCGTGCCGTGCATTTAGCGATGACAGCAACGCCCTATCGGTTGGGCAAAGATCAACTGGGCGATCATATGGAAACCCTAGTCGCTTCACCCGTACCGTCAGAGTTGCAGAAGATGGGTTTTCTGGCAACGATGAAGTATTTTGGAATGCCGAAAGATACACAAGTTGACTTAGAAGGAGTACGAACACTTGCTGGGGATTTTGATGAGCGAGATTTGAAAAATGCGTGCGATCGCCCCGAACTTGTAGAACGCATTGTCGAAGAGTGGCAACGCCTCACCCCGAACAAACGCACGATCGCTTTTTGCGTCGATGTGGAACACGCGCGTCACGTTGCCGAAGCTTTCTGTGCAGTCGGCGTAGCGGCAGATGTGGTAGATGGCAACACACCCATCAAAGAACGCCATCGGCTATATGCTGCGTTAGGATCAGGCGAACTTTTAGTGCTAACTTCTTGCAACGTCATTAGCATTGGCTTTGATGAACCCAGCGTCGAAGTTGGGCTGCTGCTGCGTCCTACTCAATCGCGGGCGCTCCATCAACAGCAAATTGGACGAGTAATGCGGATCTCGCCAGCAACGGGCAAAACCCACGGCTTAATCCTGGATCAAGCAGGCAACTTGCAACGGCTGGGATTTCCTGA
This is a stretch of genomic DNA from Timaviella obliquedivisa GSE-PSE-MK23-08B. It encodes these proteins:
- a CDS encoding DUF2103 domain-containing protein — translated: MGKPDKPQKGRVVWNHSTHIPGLIAILTELSECEGIQTITPAVLGSTKSNMHSLNIKVSVPIRGGFKLIARKGKTFQEVFLLTTLSKEQLEEAIAEALE
- a CDS encoding DEAD/DEAH box helicase — protein: MHLEEPQAKPKAPTLRPYQSQLIKDLYVELGKGHRRIAIIAGTGAGKTVIGGKICADTAARGCRLLFIVHLDVLVGQTYEKMQAFGLHCGFIKAGWKEDPEAPIQIASIQTMAQRTWWRTWKAHVVFFDEGHTTVFSQVGQDIIYDTHPRAVHLAMTATPYRLGKDQLGDHMETLVASPVPSELQKMGFLATMKYFGMPKDTQVDLEGVRTLAGDFDERDLKNACDRPELVERIVEEWQRLTPNKRTIAFCVDVEHARHVAEAFCAVGVAADVVDGNTPIKERHRLYAALGSGELLVLTSCNVISIGFDEPSVEVGLLLRPTQSRALHQQQIGRVMRISPATGKTHGLILDQAGNLQRLGFPEDIQEYRLPNRREPGEATAAPAKQCPQCNQLVWGFVVQCPGCGFTWETEPQVRIDDLVEVLTETQIREMRKEEMMAFLQVHRRRSYEDGAAPTWTENKFRKEFGCSPDVLWYRGLIFGKRPTRQDQVEYQNYLGAIAQRQGKSISWVIDQFQQEFGVGSYQEAFLR